In Silene latifolia isolate original U9 population chromosome X, ASM4854445v1, whole genome shotgun sequence, the following proteins share a genomic window:
- the LOC141618862 gene encoding protein FAR1-RELATED SEQUENCE 9-like codes for MQKLTDKVGPVISKETDFVSRLNAIVDAELEPLEFEEKWCQLVNEHNLEGNSWLSTMFRKRRKWIPAYFRDVPMGCLLRTTQRSETQNNFFKRFENAHGTLVEFLMRFQSAIDVQRHTQKQLDRDDDCTLPQLATSLKLEAHASKVYTNAAFADFQVEASASICSFSVGGFTPPANGVELIGIADARTQKTYQVVYNSLTNDAECSCKLFNGKGIISRHIIWVYSGKRVHTLPDKYILMQWTKNAHKIPLYGPHGE; via the coding sequence atgcaaaAGCTTACTGATAAGGTTGGGCCTGTAATATCGAAAGAGACTGATTTTGTCAGCCGTTTGAATGCTATTGTTGATGCCGAGTTAGAACCTCTTGAATTTGAAGAAAAGTGGTGTCAGTTGGtcaatgagcataatcttgaagGTAATTCCTGGTTGTCAACCATGTTTAGAAAAAGGAGAAAATGGATCCCAGCTTATTTTCGTGATGTTCCTATGGGTTGTCTCTTACGAACAACTCAACGTTCTGAGACTCAGAATAATTTTTTCAAGCGTTTTGAAAATGCACATGGTACACTTGTTGAATTCTTGATGCGGTTTCAAAGCGCCATTGATGTACAgcgccatactcaaaaacaacttGATAGAGACGATGATTGTACTCTTCCACAATTAGCGACTTCTCTTAAGTTGGAAGCTCATGCTTCCAAGGTTTATACAAATGCTGCTTTCGCAGATTTTCAAGTAGAAGCATCTGCTTCTATTTGTTCCTTTAGTGTTGGTGGCTTCACACCACCTGCAAACGGTGTAGAATTAATTGGTATTGCTGATGCCAGAACGCAGAAGACCTACCAAGTCGTCTACAATTCTCTAACGAATGACGCTGAATGTTCTTGCAAGTTGTTCAACGGGAAGGGTATTATTTCTAGACACATTATCTGGGTTTACTCTGGAAAACGAGTACACACTTTGCCCGATAAATACATTCTTATGCAGTGGACCAAGAATGCACATAAGATCCCTCTTTATGGTCCACATGGTGAGTAA